TCATAATGTGTTGTGTGACGTCATCAATACCTGATATGGAAATGCAGTGATGGAATGCAGCGCTACTCAGAGGATAACTACGTATCGGCTGTGCTATCAATTAACTATCACCCCGTTTCAACTtcgatttgtttacatttgtattcaaatttgataaaataaaaataaatactattGAATTAGTTTAATACTGAGATCGAAacatttgaaagtttaaaaaatttattaGTGCAAATTTGACTTTAGGATTATGCTATCGAAGAAGAAAAGTCATTGGATTTAACGATGAATGATCAATTCCAATCGGAAAAAGATTTAACGGATATGGTTCAACTATCTCAAGACTCTGTATGTTCTTATCAGCTCTCTCAGGACTCGGTACAATCTAATTTGTCACAGGATTTTACGTCAGAACTTTTAGAAGGCGAAAGTGTTAACGAACCCGAGAAAAAAGTTCGGAAGAAAAAAACAGGAACTAAAAAAGTTAGGAAGAAAAAGGCTGAACAACTTGACGATGAAACGGGTGAAGCCGCAGATAAAccgaagaaaaaaaagaaaaaaatcaaaattacaaaacgaCCGGAACCCGAAGGTGGCAATGCACCACAACATAGTTGTAATCCTATGACAGAATTTGACCGcgttatttatagtaatgaaccTTTGTTTTCGGATATGGAACTCTCGGACCATGAAACACCAAACGATGTTCCCGAACGACCAACTCGGACACCTAGACCCGGTGGGGCCATGATTCCTTGTCTCCAGTTAGGAATGCATTCAAACACTATGATTAAATTTGCAATCATTGGAagtgaaattcaaaatttattgcGGGTGTCTTTAATTAGGGTATGGTATAATGAATAAAAGGTTGCATGAACCTGCATGATGTTTACATAGCTTAAGAAGTGTATGACAGCTTATTTTGAATCAAGTTTGACGTTCAAGTTAGATGTTTCAAAACATAAGAACCTGTAAAAATTGAACAATGTTATCTGGGGTGAAGCATTAAAGAAATGTTTAGAACTTCAGCCTCCCATTACCCTCTACATGCACTGCATACACATCATAGTCGGTaaactttaaatgtttaaatgtcAAAACTCCAAATTGCTATAATAATAACTTAACTGCTCAATTTAATCGTTAAAAATAGATGCTAGTTTAATGTCACACACATGTATAACTGATtgtgtgtacatgtatttacacatATTTGTCTAAAACCTATTCTTATCGCATACTGCACGTGCATTTCTACATTGATACACTAATTGGCACGTCCATATATAGATGCCAGGGGTAATGAACCTGTTCACATGGAAACGTATTGCTGCTATGCTTCCTGTAATTACACAGAAAAACCTGTAAATTACTTTCTTTGATACATTTCCCTTGTGTCTGTTACACTTTAAATTCATTAATTTCCCTTTTATCAATATTTAAGAATGAATAAACCAGGGATATTTTAACAGGACTGCGTTCTATCAGTTTATTGTTAAAATGTTTCGAGCGTCAAATTACATTTAATTATGAAGTTAGGTTACACTTGTCTTAAAACAATTACTTTAATAACAATTTATTTCCCATTTATACAAATTCCAAAGTTACCAATTAcaagtttattttttatgaatagaaATAGTTAAAACCCTGATTGATTGTTCTGAATTTTTTTTGATTCAGAAATGCCCCAAAAGTGCAATATTATCAATTACACCTGCCTCTCCTTTAACGTAACAATGTCTTATTTACCTGTTTAAGGATGGATTCCATGTTGtaattatttactttattttcacataattttAATTGTCAACAACGTGTAAAAACTTatcaaaatgaaagtaaaagTAAGACGTTATTACCATATTTGGATTTAATGTAATCTGCCGTAAGGGGATAAGCAATTGAGTAAACAGCACAGGTGTATCATTTTAGGTCAAATGACTCGTAGTGCGACATTTGAATGTGTATCCCTTTGCGTAAGAATATAGATATTTTAACCACGTAACGGTTGTGATTGTGGTATCCTGCAAGGACAATTTCATTTAAGAATCAgtttcaattttacatacaaaCCGAGTAGCTGCTTTAAAAAAACATAGCGATAGAAACACCGAAGACCTACATTGATTCGAAGTGATAAAAATTATAGTGGAGTAATACGGTCAAGAAAGATCGGAGTGGAATTCATTGACAAGAGAAAAATTTaagtttaatattttcaaaatgtccGTAAAAGCAGGCGGCGGGGCATTGAATGCTCTTAAGGAGAAAATGCAACATTTAAGAGACGAGAATGAAAAGTTAAAAGATGATTTAGAAGAAAAATCAGCACAACTAGAGTTTTCTCAACGGACCATAGACACCGTAGGTGTTGCCTTCATTTCCGCTTTAGAGTTTTATAGTTGTAAAAGCTTTATATGTGTATTTCTTATTGGATTATCTTTAAGGAATATTTGTTAGCATGCATATCAAATTACAAGTGGATTATATATGTTCTTTGCGGAGAAATGGGACTAATTATTCATGACCGGGCAAGTACCGGCTTCTTCCCAAGTATGGTATGGCGGATATTCAAAGGGAGATCACTCTAAATTAATATTTCCacataattgaaatattttcgaTAATTTTTGAGGAAACGAAATTGTTTTCttcaatattgtataaaacaatacattATTTATTCTATGGTCTATATACATCTTAAATTGTTAACACATGAGTGTAAAAGATAGGTGCAAAATAATCACAACTTGAACCAAATGCTAATGTTTATGATTCACCCTCTAAACCATCAGTTATATACATTTACAATGTTAATAAGGGTTAAGATGTAGCAGGGTtgccagtcaaggttgttaaaaacttccatttgttgttgttgaaaataACTTTGATCAGTCTGAAAGAAGACAGATACTTGCAAACACATGCAATTAACTGAATTCTGTATTCAATTATTGGGGCTATTATTCAAATTTGCATGTATTTTGATAAGTATTTTTGATGCAAAAGCAACAAATAGTTATTATAGACATACATAATTAttaagttatatacatgtatgatggcAGTTTTAATTTAATAGCAGTCCCCTAATGTAACCCCCCTTTTAACAGCACCTGTAATTTCTTTGATATCTTGGTACAAATTGATAACTTTATTTACTTTGAGATATGATCACATAATGTCTATGCTATTAAAACTTTCACTATTTAAACCATCAGTATCTTATCAGGCCTAACATTTTAGaacattgttttaaattgttccaCAATTATATGTAACCACAGGTATACActatgttataaaatttatgacAGTTATCAACAAATATTGATAATGTCATTAAAAgtacacaaaaaagaaaacagtgTCATAAATAGTATGACAATGTGTATGTAGTGTACATTAACAATATACATGCACATTGTATTTATTGTTGTCTATTGCAGACTTCACTGAGACAACTCATTTAAGAGTCTGTGCttttaatattttacagacaGTTGCTACTGATGACTATCAAATGcacttttcaaattcaaaattaagatATTCCTTTAAAATATCTCTTAAAAAAATACTTATCCcttttaaataaattcaatatttcttcatttgttgatattaaattaatgtttgattttgtattattttctttaaaagttatGCAGAGGTATTcatacaaagtaaaataaaatttctgAAGTTTACCAATAAAAATCTGACAAATAAGGCATTTGGTACACCATCAAGGGCAATCCTTCCCATATCAGGGGAAAACCACAGACATTCTCAAAATGCATGAGTGATTTGTTAAAATATGTGTAGTATGAACACACACTTCCtgtgtaaaacatttatttaaacataGGTTTTCATCATACCTTGATCaccacacctttatatataatatttatagataTGATATTGTCATATCATATTTCAATAGGGATAGACAGTTGGAGAGGTTTTTAATCATTTAAGTGTTTTCAATTGTAACTGCTACTTAAATAATGAGGACAAAGTGAATTCCAGTCATAACTTTACCTAGATATACCTTAATAACCGCTGATGCATATCATGTTTTGTCAGCTAAAAAAGTTACAACTGgtaaaattcctttaaaaaaaaaaatgaataatataaacAGATACCTTCAGggataatacatttgtaatatgcTGATAAGAATCAAGGGTATTTTGATAATTCGATTATaagtttaacaaatataaaaaagcaaTTAGTTGTATAAATTGATGTTAAAGATTTTCCTTacaataaaatttcatcaaagttTTGGGATGCATTTTTAtgaaaaagttcaaagtttttacTAATGCTGTAATGTATgcaaaatattaaatcaaatctTATGCAGTTAATTATTATAAAACCCTAACATTTGCAATGTACATGAACTGAGAAATAAATGAATTCTTAGATGCAGATTTAGTATGATCAAaggtttttttcttaatttactaTGTGGAATATAAAgctgtaaacattttaaataccaGTCAATGTCTTTTTCTAGTACAATGTATCAAATTTCTTTTAATAgttcataaatattgaaaaaatcacATGGGTAATAATTACAAACTCAAGAAATGATTTTTCTGTAGGATTATAAAGAGTCATCTCCCATGATTGTTATAAAATCTCTCaaatttaacaggtttaaacgTATAAACAGAAGACAACAAAATGAAATTCAATTTAAGAAATGACTGAATGTGTATATTCAACTTCTCAAACAATACATGCAGTACCCTAGATGTAGATGATGACTCATGCAACTTGAAATAGGGCGTAGACATTTTAATACTACCATAAACtaattgtttgtttaaatttaatttgcACTTAAACAGTTAAATAGTGCAGTGTAAGCTGTTTTAAGAGATCTCATGTTGTTTACCTCTATAAAGTCATTCTGTCATTTCAAACCTAATTTGGCCTTTATAAAAATGCATCTTGTGTGCAAATGTGTGTAATAAATTGCTTATTGTGACATGAATTAAATACCTCCTGTATTGATGTTTTTATGAGGTTCAACTACCAAAATTGTGCATGTATGTCACAAAACAGTAAAACCTGTTATTTTCTTAACATACTTCTCTTTAACTGAAATtggatatattaaaacaaaattattctattgtaacattttaaactgatcgATGCTGCCCATAGATAGTTTATAGTACATACACGTATCATTGAACATGTATTAacagctacatgtacatgcatgtatgTTCTGAAAGCTCTATATTCAATGTAGCtgaccatgtacatgtatgaacctAAATAAAAACTGGGATAAGAAAGTCATGAACCTAAGGGATATAAAACAAGTCTAATTAGTTATATTTTATTTGGTTTCACTGTATAAATGACTGTAAGGtttatttgtctgatttgtacattgatatatttgatataGATCTAGGTTTTATCTTTATGAAGACATGGATCATAGACTACAATGTTCTAGGAGTGACAAACATAACACAGTTTAAATTGTTACTTTATGTTGATCAACCCCCATGTAAATAGATTGATGGATGGGGCCACTAAACTTTATAGTTTGCATTGTAATGTAGATGTAGATATTTATATTGACTGACATCTatgtgtatttatatttaattggttTGATGTGGAATCTAATTTGTTAAAGAAATGTAAATTGATAAAGCTAGAGTGAAATTTACCGCAAGTAGTAGGGTTAAATTTACATCTTTTGGATCCTCCATCAATAGTTGAAAAATGACAGCTTAGAAATGTAAAGCaatgtttttttgtcattaagAAAAGGTACATCTCCCCTACAATTCAgtttcaaacaaagttttataaaaGAAGTTTGTTTTGAAATAGGTCATTCATGTTGTAGTATGTATACAAATACCTCTGACATTAAACTGTAGTTTAGAttataaatgtacattttatgtaTATTGATCATTTCACTCTAACATGGAAAGTTTGACTTCAAACTGTTCAACCCATGAAAATAATTATATCGATCCTACATACATGTAATGGTACACTTTGTTATAAATCAGCACAAAGACGGAAACATATGTACAAACATTAAAAAAGTATATTGTTAgaataaaatgaccatataaatgCATACTTTATCATAAGTAAAAGAATTGAACATGTATGCTTAATATGGTTTGCTGTAAATTTCAGCATGAACAAGAAATCCAAAGTTTAACAAGAAAAATCAGTATGTTAGAGGAAGATATTATGAAATCGGAGGAACGATACACAACAGCAGCATCTAAATTAGAGGAAGCATCAAAGGCTGCAGATGAGAGTGAAAGGTATATATCCTTCTTTTAGCCATACCAACATCATATTGATATTGTGTTTCCTACACAGACTtgaaaaaagagggggggggggttaaagtTCTCAATGGTGCATTGTCAAAATAATGATATTGTCTTGCAAAAATATgctttcaaaatagaaaaaaaagtgttgcttCTAATAGGGAGGGATGAAATCTTTCTAAATCTATTATGATAATATGGTATAAGGATTTAGTATGGATATTAGTTGTTGATATGGCTAACACAAGACAAGGTTACATTTATATAATGCTATATTAACAGCAAACCCAAGATGTCTAAAAGAAGATGAATAATTTGCATTTGTCACATTTTATTCTGTAAAACAACTTGGGTTGCTGTTACATTTACTGATCAACTACACTTTCATTCAAACTTGGTATAccatattttgcatttaatatattcatttattatatatCTGTCATGTCATGTAGCAGTTTTAGGAATTACTTTTGCTTCTTGGTGTACCATTATTCAGTATTCATGAATTACAAAACTAAGAATTAAGTGAAAAGCACATCCAGAGTCGTTTAGTtagaaaaaagaaacaacaaaatttaaaaattcccCTTTCAATTAAAGGTTTCTAAAATAACAAACTTGGTACACAAGAAATGAAAGAAGTTTATAAATCTACTATCTATACTACTGTGTGGTTGTCTGTACTGAAATTTAATATCTATCATAGCTTTAACAACTATCATTTATTAGAAATGTAAAGAAACGTCAActttttgtacatgtttggcaTACATTTAAAACTGGTAAAAAGATCAGGTTCAAAGTCTGATAGATAACATTTAAAGTACAGATTTCCACAAAAGCAGACTGGCTGTTTATTAGTATTTCTATGGGGAATACTCAGTTATACTGATTTTGCATGCACTGATATGCATATTTAGGTTAtggtttttcatatttcattgagTTATCATAATTGTACATAAATTATTTCCTTCCTTGGAAGTTTAAAAGTTGTTGATAAGATATTTGAGTTCAGAACATACTTTTGTACTTTTTCAATGCTGTTTGCCTTACTATAATCAATACTGTATAAATAATAGCTTCCATTTTACTATGATTTAAGCATAAGAACTCCACAATTTTACTGAGTTGAGAAAAAATATGTTGTGTTTCGTTTAACAAAGCTGAAAAGGAGTAAGGTGGGCTTTTAACTTGAAaatctaaaaatgtttttaaatttgaaaatcatcaaaatcatAAGAGGGCAAATTTGTTTTCTAACTTTTTATTGCAAGGTTAACATTTTAAAAGGTTATaatgaaggggagataactgaaaATGTAACATTATCTTTTCACCTAATTTTGAGAATTCTCAAAGTATGTTCTgaaatgaattattcacttactAACATGAATACACACATTTGCCTATAACACTGGAGCATTCATAAAATCTTTCAGATATTGATAGAATATAGAAAAAGACTATATACTGTAATGttaagataaaatatataaaggttTAACATAAATATTGACTAGAATTTAGTCAAGCTTCAGTGGAGAAAAAGGTGAAATGGAAAGTATATGAATGCATGCTTCACAAGAAACAAATCTTAGAAACGAATAGTaaatcttttctttaaaaaatggatCTTTAGATTACACATGTTTCACACCCCTATAAAGTGACCTAAGGACAGGTTGACTGTTTTGGAATGATATAACTTGATGAGTCACCTACATGCATCATTTCCTTAAGGACTTATTGATATTACACATGTATTATTGATTTTCTGAAAGCAAAGTAGTATTATGTAGAGCTCATAAAATAGTTCTCAAAAATCAGTTTCTTGAAAGTTCTGAAtaacagaaaaaacaaaaaaaatgtttaatgatatatattgtatatacagATAACTATTGGAGTTTTCTTTTAATGAAAATTGACCTGAATAACAATAAACAGAATAGAAAGTAATTGATGATAGATGGGGGCAAATGAACACTTATACACCCCTGGGCCAAAATGTGTCAGAAACTGGTTTTATATACCTGTTAGGCTAATGAAGTATAAACAGTGATAAACATTATTTTGCAAACAAATTGTGGATTAAAATTAATACTTTTCCAAAATTTATGATTAATAGGTTTAAAAAGTTCTGTTTTGAAAGTAAGATTAAGATACAAAATCATGTATATGGTAAAAGATACAAGGATCTACAAAATAGCTATAATCATTATAAGTACaagaaaaacataacaaacatgGTCTATATGCCAATTTTATCTATTTCCATGTTAGAGCTATAACAACCTGTTACACATGCATTGCTTTTAATGATAATACAATACTACAAAAGACCTTAGTATTTCATTACTTGTTGTAGTAaataacacagaaaaaaaatgcTGATGTATAGATACAATTACATCCTGCTTGCGTATGTTAAACCTGATAATATGTAAAAGGAAATTTTAAATGATTCCCTTCTTCCTGTTAATCTATATACACTAACCCTcttatgattatatatataattataaatttttgGCTTTTGTCCCTACTGTGAAAAATAGTTGAGAAATGTTAGATTTTGGTCTAtctgattttatatttttcttttaaatgttcaaCTTCAAAGAAATTATTTATTCTGACGAGATACATCTAGTCTAACTTTGGAGCTGACCAAAGTCTATTCATTTCTTAACTGTGGTACATATCATATATGGGGGAATGTGCAAAAACTCATGTACTCAATAGATAACATATACTGCCTCTAATGCCATACAATATTTATggtttaaagtttattttattctggaatgtttttatttatttcaaacacTTTTATTTACGTACTAGTACTTTGTTACTTGATTTTATGCACCTCACACCTACAGCAAATACTGTCATAAATTAGTGctaaaacatttgttttagaaaatttCACAGTTGAAGCACTGTCACTTTAATGTTTAATTTCTGCACCTTTACCTTCCTAATAAGATAGTagtttattgaaagaaaaaaaattaagcatttCAAACCTTTGTGACTAAAAATTTGGGATAAATACCATATCTGTTCTGATAAAAGCATTGACATTTTCAAAAGGGGACAAGTTTATTATCTCTGAGAGGGATGAGCTTTAATAAGGACAAGTATGGTTGATAATCCTGCTTAGATGTTGTCCAGTTGCTTTTTTGTTTCTATGTGTTTATTTCTGTTATAAATTACTTGCATGGCATTAGAGGCAGACGTCAATTGGAATTTCGAACCTCCACTGATGAAGAAAATTTGGATAGATTGGAGAGGAATTTGCATGATTTTAAAATCACTGCTGAAGACAATGAGAAGAAATACACTGAGGTAATAAGAAAATTAATGGCTTGCATGTGGATTTTCTTTTTTCTGACAGAGGTCGACGGGCTTTGGAGAACAAAACGTTTCTCGATGATGGGAGAATAGAACAGCTTGAAGCTGCCTTAAAACAAACAGAACTTATTGCAAATGAAGCGGAACGCAAATATGACGAGGTAAAATCTGTGGTCATTGGGTGTGGCTTTGTATAACTGTAGCTTTTATTGCCCATTAGACAAttaataaacctttttttttttctttttttttcaggaatCGGTTGAAAACTAATATATTTCTATTCTTTTAGATGGGGAAAATTTGTGGCATATTTTAGTTGCTGGTATTTAtggtcaaaatgttttaaataattctGTTTAAATCATCTTCATAGAGGAAGAAAGGTACTAGAAAGTCGTAGTGTTGCAGATGATGAACGAATAGATGCTCTCGAACAACAACTGAAAGAGGCCAAATACATTGCCGAGGATGCAGATAGAAAATACGACGAGGTGACTGTGCCACAAAAAACTTATTGGCATGCTTCTCATCTTGTTGCAAGAGATAAATACTGATTGTTAGTTCATATGCCCTCTAGTCTATAGCTTTATATTAATTCTTATACTGTATTCTGCACTCAGAAATAGGAAGGTCTTGGAAAACCTTAACTGTGGTAATGACGAAAGAATAGACCAACTTGAGAAACAATTGACTGAGGCAAAATGGATAGCTGAAGAAGCCGATAAAAAATATGAAGAGGTGATTCATTTGCATGATCAGTTGGGGTGACCATCAAAAGACACAAATAGACTTAGCAGTTTTTGTTCTCGACTgtttattatcttttattttgtgtGTTCATTAATCCATATTTTTTGCAATTCCATGTAATGACATGATAGCAATAGGATAGAATGGCAAGGAAAATATATTCTTTATCAATTACTAAATTTACataagatatctttaaaattgagaaCAAAAATGAAATGATGTCTTGCTTTCTTAAGATCTGTTATTCGCTAATATCAATTTTGTGGGAAAAACTCAAGAGAAAAGTATATTTGTGAATTTTCTGAATATGTGTTCTGATGATGACAATTTATACAGAAAAGAAAGCAAGACTGTTTATATTTCCATGCATTTTCCCACTTATTTATTACCCAGTGTGACATAAAAATACCCTTATATCCATTTgagaaaacttttgaaaaaaatcttcatttctattaaccatttgattttcttttatgcTGGACTAATGTTTGATTGCTTTTGTTTGCTATACTGCAATGAATTGTTTGATAATCCCCTTCATAAATGGTCTCTCTAATTTTATCTTATCAATCTGAAATCTATACTGGtttccttttgaatttttctcaaaatttctaaaatatgaattatttccCTTGCACATGAACCTTTGCAATttaatcagagttatttcccttgcaaTTGAGTCCAGAATTCAGTTTCATTTTAGGCGAGACTTAACCATGGAGCATGAAAGCCTACAGAAGTCTCAGTAATACAGATTTGTGCATGAGTATATATTAACTCTTCTCTTTTCTCTAAATATACTCTTTGCTGCATTCAATTCACAGAATGTCCCAAGAAAAATGCATCTTGCACAATTTCTGATATGCATAAATGGAAAATATATGTAGAAGACAATATCTTAGTTTAATTAATTATTAGAACTAGTTTAAATATTTGCAGCAAAGGGTGTACTGTTAAGAAAAcagaaattttgttgaaatctgaAACATAGGTGAAATATGTGGAATTAAGTTTTGCAatgataaaaattgttttaaaaagtaaacacaTATTCCATTGATGGTTCTTGTTTGTTAGGACTCTGATGACTTACATAAAATAACCCAGTGGAATTATTCAAAATTCTCTATTCaagtttgtatttaaaaaaaatatgtcagtaCTGTGACATTCTCAAGAGTAAATGGTGGGAGGCTGCGGTTATCTAAGTCAACACTGTCCATCTGTAAGGGAACTGTTAATTTTCGCTTTatacaatgaaaaaatatgtgaaaatatataattatttctaaTTAAATCTGAATTGAAAGCGAATGTTTATTTTTGGTGAATCTTGCGAAACTTGACAGTTCTGAAATTGATTTGAGAAAGAGCATGTTTATTTATGCAATTTGCAATAAGAGTTTAGATTTGAAGTTTTTTAAGTAATTTTATGATAGGGAATAAGATaaagatttcaattttataattatttcattgtcttatcaattttaaatatttcaaagatattttgaataaaataaataatttattctttttGAGTTAAATGTTGTGAATTAACAAAGTAAATGGTTTGTGATAGCAAGCATGAGCATTCTTCACGATGTCTTTGAAAATCCTTGCACGTTAATTGTACCATTTAATTTTGGTGCAGTTAGATTTATATATTGTCAGACTTAGTTTTCAGAATATTGCTAGATAGGGGAGATAATTTGATATTCAGCACACATTTCTTCGTTAAAGTAAAATTTCAACTGTCAAACAAATTAACATAGCATTTGACTATATTTTCTAACTTTGTTATTGCATCTCCATCAAAAAATGAtattctgaaaattttatattaatgtTTACGTGTAAGGATTTACAAAAATTTTGTTGAACACTCATAAGTAATGTAGTCCCCAAATTTTATTTGCAGCATGGTGTGTAAAAAATTGCAtgatgttttagaaaaaaaatatttggcatttgttaaataacaaaagcatgataaattttaaaaacaatttgaattttgaaaaaaaatatttggacatataaaagttttgaaaaaaggaaTTGACCCTTCTATTTCATACAACAGGCTGCCCGTAAACTTGCTATCACTGAAGTGGACCTCGAGCGTGCCGAGGCACGATTAGAAGCTGCTGAAGCGTGAGTATAGGGAATGCTTTGGAATGCCTTATGTGTGTGTTACCATATATAATTAACAT
The window above is part of the Mytilus galloprovincialis chromosome 4, xbMytGall1.hap1.1, whole genome shotgun sequence genome. Proteins encoded here:
- the LOC143073090 gene encoding tropomyosin-1 isoform X37; this encodes MSVKAGGGALNALKEKMQHLRDENEKLKDDLEEKSAQLEFSQRTIDTHEQEIQSLTRKISMLEEDIMKSEERYTTAASKLEEASKAADESERGRRALENKTFLDDGRIEQLEAALKQTELIANEAERKYDEAARKLIVAETELERTEEKYEHMRSKVIDLEEQLTVVGANIKTLQVQNDQASQREDSYEETIRDLTNRLKDAENRATEAERTVSKLQKEVDRLEDELLTEKEKYKAISDELDATFAELAGY
- the LOC143073090 gene encoding uncharacterized protein LOC143073090 isoform X17, with translation MNDQFQSEKDLTDMVQLSQDSVCSYQLSQDSVQSNLSQDFTSELLEGESVNEPEKKVRKKKTGTKKVRKKKAEQLDDETGEAADKPKKKKKKIKITKRPEPEGGNAPQHSCNPMTEFDRVIYSNEPLFSDMELSDHETPNDVPERPTRTPRPGGAMIPCLQLGMHSNTMIKFAIIGSEIQNLLRVSLIRHEQEIQSLTRKISMLEEDIMKSEERYTTAASKLEEASKAADESERNRKVLENLNCGNDERIDQLEKQLTEAKWIAEEADKKYEEAARKLIVAETELERTEEKYEHMRRQVKTLEDELHIATNNLRGLEIGEEKASQREDSYEETIRDLTNRLKDAEYRAETSDRTVQTLQREVDKIQEDYENEHRQRMDLQEEMDATLADLNNL
- the LOC143073090 gene encoding uncharacterized protein LOC143073090 isoform X13, which translates into the protein MNDQFQSEKDLTDMVQLSQDSVCSYQLSQDSVQSNLSQDFTSELLEGESVNEPEKKVRKKKTGTKKVRKKKAEQLDDETGEAADKPKKKKKKIKITKRPEPEGGNAPQHSCNPMTEFDRVIYSNEPLFSDMELSDHETPNDVPERPTRTPRPGGAMIPCLQLGMHSNTMIKFAIIGSEIQNLLRVSLIRHEQEIQSLTRKISMLEEDIMKSEERYTTAASKLEEASKAADESERGRRQLEFRTSTDEENLDRLERNLHDFKITAEDNEKKYTEAARKLIVAETELERTEEKYEHMRRQVKTLEDELHIATNNLRGLEIGEEKASQREDSYEETIRDLTNRLKDAENRATEAERTVSKLQKEVDRLEDELLTEKEKYKAISDELDATFAELAGY
- the LOC143073090 gene encoding uncharacterized protein LOC143073090 isoform X6, which produces MNDQFQSEKDLTDMVQLSQDSVCSYQLSQDSVQSNLSQDFTSELLEGESVNEPEKKVRKKKTGTKKVRKKKAEQLDDETGEAADKPKKKKKKIKITKRPEPEGGNAPQHSCNPMTEFDRVIYSNEPLFSDMELSDHETPNDVPERPTRTPRPGGAMIPCLQLGMHSNTMIKFAIIGSEIQNLLRVSLIRHEQEIQSLTRKISMLEEDIMKSEERYTTAASKLEEASKAADESERNRKVLENLNCGNDERIDQLEKQLTEAKWIAEEADKKYEEAARKLIVAETELERTEEKYEHMRSKVIDLEEQLTVVGANIKTLQVQNDQASQREDSYEETIRDLTNRLKDAENRATEAERTVSKLQKEVDRLEDELLTEKEKYKAISDELDATFAELAGY
- the LOC143073090 gene encoding tropomyosin-1 isoform X35, with translation MSVKAGGGALNALKEKMQHLRDENEKLKDDLEEKSAQLEFSQRTIDTHEQEIQSLTRKISMLEEDIMKSEERYTTAASKLEEASKAADESERGRRQLEFRTSTDEENLDRLERNLHDFKITAEDNEKKYTEAARKLIVAETELERTEEKYEHMRSKVIDLEEQLTVVGANIKTLQVQNDQASQREDSYEETIRDLTNRLKDAENRATEAERTVSKLQKEVDRLEDELLTEKEKYKAISDELDATFAELAGY
- the LOC143073090 gene encoding tropomyosin-1 isoform X38; the protein is MSVKAGGGALNALKEKMQHLRDENEKLKDDLEEKSAQLEFSQRTIDTHEQEIQSLTRKISMLEEDIMKSEERYTTAASKLEEASKAADESERGRRQLEFRTSTDEENLDRLERNLHDFKITAEDNEKKYTEAARKLIVAETELERTEEKYEHMRRQVKTLEDELHIATNNLRGLEIGEEKASQREDSYEETIRDLTNRLKDAENRATEAERTVSKLQKEVDRLEDELLTEKEKYKAISDELDATFAELAGY
- the LOC143073090 gene encoding tropomyosin-1 isoform X34 encodes the protein MSVKAGGGALNALKEKMQHLRDENEKLKDDLEEKSAQLEFSQRTIDTHEQEIQSLTRKISMLEEDIMKSEERYTTAASKLEEASKAADESERGRRQLEFRTSTDEENLDRLERNLHDFKITAEDNEKKYTEAARKLAITEVDLERAEARLEAAEAKVIDLEEQLTVVGANIKTLQVQNDQASQREDSYEETIRDLTNRLKDAENRATEAERTVSKLQKEVDRLEDELLTEKEKYKAISDELDATFAELAGY
- the LOC143073090 gene encoding uncharacterized protein LOC143073090 isoform X9, translated to MNDQFQSEKDLTDMVQLSQDSVCSYQLSQDSVQSNLSQDFTSELLEGESVNEPEKKVRKKKTGTKKVRKKKAEQLDDETGEAADKPKKKKKKIKITKRPEPEGGNAPQHSCNPMTEFDRVIYSNEPLFSDMELSDHETPNDVPERPTRTPRPGGAMIPCLQLGMHSNTMIKFAIIGSEIQNLLRVSLIRHEQEIQSLTRKISMLEEDIMKSEERYTTAASKLEEASKAADESERGRRQLEFRTSTDEENLDRLERNLHDFKITAEDNEKKYTEAARKLIVAETELERTEEKYEHMRSKVIDLEEQLTVVGANIKTLQVQNDQASQREDSYEETIRDLTNRLKDAENRATEAERTVSKLQKEVDRLEDELLTEKEKYKAISDELDATFAELAGY